A portion of the Paenibacillus marchantiae genome contains these proteins:
- the argB gene encoding acetylglutamate kinase — MNSTLQNESTGTEAGAEKQTFVMKCGGSTLAALPESFFADLRDLQSQGTQPVIVHGGGPVISDNLAKLGIETEFVNGLRKTTEPVLDVVEMVLAGSINKQIVRLIQRVGGRALGLSGVDGGLIQAKPVSNHAEIGWVGDVTGVNAEIIQGIVEMGYMPVIAPVGVDASGQRYNINADTAAGAVASHLGVSRMIVVTDVPGIMKNVGGEKKVLQSVSVQEIEDMIQTGEIYGGMIPKVRAAIACIHGKVREVIIVDGSEPQILSRVLGGETIGTRIIRMQ; from the coding sequence ATGAATTCAACATTGCAAAATGAGAGTACCGGAACTGAAGCAGGTGCCGAGAAGCAGACGTTTGTAATGAAATGCGGAGGCAGCACGTTGGCGGCGTTGCCTGAATCCTTTTTTGCGGATCTGCGTGACTTGCAGTCCCAGGGAACTCAGCCTGTCATCGTACATGGCGGCGGCCCTGTGATCTCGGATAATTTGGCGAAGCTGGGCATTGAGACCGAGTTTGTGAACGGATTGCGCAAAACAACGGAACCCGTGCTGGACGTCGTGGAGATGGTTCTTGCGGGGAGTATTAATAAACAGATCGTACGTCTAATCCAACGTGTTGGTGGACGTGCGCTGGGCTTGTCGGGTGTGGACGGTGGTTTGATTCAAGCGAAACCGGTTAGCAACCATGCAGAGATTGGTTGGGTAGGCGACGTAACGGGGGTTAACGCGGAGATTATTCAAGGCATTGTGGAAATGGGCTATATGCCAGTTATCGCGCCAGTTGGTGTGGATGCATCCGGGCAGCGCTATAACATCAATGCGGATACAGCCGCAGGTGCGGTAGCTTCCCATCTCGGAGTGAGTCGGATGATCGTAGTAACCGATGTCCCTGGCATCATGAAGAATGTAGGCGGCGAGAAAAAAGTACTGCAATCCGTCTCTGTACAGGAAATTGAGGATATGATCCAAACCGGAGAAATCTATGGCGGCATGATTCCAAAGGTACGTGCAGCCATCGCTTGTATTCACGGCAAAGTGCGTGAGGTCATCATCGTAGATGGCAGCGAGCCACAGATCCTGAGCCGTGTGCTCGGCGGAGAAACGATCGGAACCCGAATTATCCGTATGCAGTAA
- the argF gene encoding ornithine carbamoyltransferase, whose protein sequence is MTQAQQTEKVQKVDLRGRDFIEFTDYTAEEIRYLLDLAIEIKGKQKNGVPYQPLQGKTIGLIFEKSSTRTRVSFEVGMFQLGGHALFLSKNDIQLGRGETTHDTAKVLSRYLDGIMIRTFGHHNVTELAQHADIPVINGLSDAAHPCQVLADFQTVLEHKGKLEGLKMAYVGDGNNMAHSLMLGAAKMGMHVAVATPEGYEPDSAVVEQARSIAQESGSQVTVTYSAQEAVKDADIVYTDVWASMGFEEEQKIREQAFAAYQVDEELMKGAKPDYMFLHCLPAHRGEEVSAGVIDGPNSLIFDQAENRLHAQKALMAALMSE, encoded by the coding sequence ATGACACAAGCGCAACAGACGGAAAAGGTACAGAAGGTCGATCTTAGAGGCCGAGATTTCATTGAATTTACAGATTATACAGCGGAGGAAATCCGCTATTTGCTGGACCTTGCGATTGAGATTAAAGGCAAACAAAAAAACGGTGTGCCGTATCAGCCACTCCAAGGCAAAACGATCGGACTCATTTTTGAAAAATCATCTACACGTACGCGTGTATCTTTTGAAGTCGGTATGTTCCAACTGGGCGGACACGCGCTCTTCCTGAGCAAAAATGATATCCAACTCGGTCGCGGGGAAACGACACATGATACAGCCAAAGTCCTGTCACGTTACCTGGACGGCATCATGATTCGTACCTTTGGACACCATAATGTGACTGAACTGGCACAACATGCGGATATTCCGGTTATTAACGGACTGAGCGATGCAGCACATCCGTGCCAAGTACTCGCAGACTTCCAAACTGTGCTGGAGCACAAAGGCAAGCTGGAAGGTCTGAAAATGGCTTATGTCGGAGACGGCAATAACATGGCTCATTCCCTTATGCTTGGTGCAGCGAAGATGGGTATGCATGTTGCAGTAGCGACTCCGGAAGGCTATGAGCCTGACAGCGCAGTTGTAGAGCAGGCGCGCAGCATTGCACAGGAGAGCGGCTCACAGGTGACTGTAACGTACAGTGCTCAGGAAGCTGTGAAAGATGCGGATATCGTGTATACGGATGTATGGGCGAGCATGGGTTTTGAAGAGGAACAGAAGATTCGTGAACAAGCATTCGCTGCGTATCAGGTCGATGAGGAACTGATGAAAGGCGCGAAGCCGGATTATATGTTCCTGCACTGCCTGCCAGCTCACCGCGGAGAAGAAGTGAGTGCTGGGGTAATTGACGGACCTAACTCCCTGATCTTTGATCAGGCGGAGAACCGACTGCATGCGCAGAAAGCATTGATGGCTGCGTTAATGAGCGAATAG
- a CDS encoding acetylornithine transaminase produces MAKGNEQPGSGTAVAGVAATGAAAQTESSLFQTYARYPISLVKGKGSWLWDDQGNRYLDFMCGLAVTSLGHAPEKVGAKLKAQIDELWHVSNLFQIPGQEKAAALLTANTCADAVFFCNSGAEANEAAIKLARRYHQKVKGTGRYEVITFAQSFHGRTLATLTATGQDKVKEGFLPLPAGFLTVPLHDTAALEAAIGPNTAAIMLEMVQAEGGVHPVKPDFVHHVRKLCEEHGLLLIVDEVQTGMGRTGKLFAHEHYGIEPDIFTVAKGIGSGFPVGAMLGKGYLKDAFTAGSHATTFGGTPLASSVVIATIETMLEDHLPERAAEMGEYLMNSLRERLAGNSFVKEVRGLGLLVGIECAEAVGDIVLAGQKRGILFVSAGPNVIRLLPNLYVSKEEIDQAVSLVATLIEEHVAAKNA; encoded by the coding sequence ATGGCAAAAGGCAATGAACAGCCAGGTTCTGGCACAGCAGTAGCGGGCGTAGCAGCGACAGGTGCAGCGGCACAGACGGAAAGCTCTCTTTTCCAAACGTATGCGCGTTATCCAATCAGTTTGGTCAAAGGTAAAGGTAGCTGGCTGTGGGATGATCAGGGCAATCGTTATCTTGATTTCATGTGCGGGTTGGCTGTAACGAGTCTGGGCCATGCACCGGAGAAAGTCGGAGCCAAGCTGAAAGCTCAGATTGATGAGCTGTGGCATGTATCTAACCTGTTCCAGATTCCCGGTCAGGAAAAAGCGGCGGCTTTGTTGACAGCAAATACGTGCGCAGACGCTGTATTCTTTTGTAACAGTGGTGCAGAAGCGAATGAAGCGGCAATCAAACTGGCGCGTCGCTATCACCAGAAGGTAAAAGGCACAGGTCGGTACGAAGTCATTACATTTGCCCAGTCCTTCCACGGACGGACACTCGCAACCTTGACAGCAACTGGGCAGGATAAGGTGAAAGAAGGATTTTTGCCATTGCCAGCCGGATTCTTAACCGTACCATTGCATGACACAGCGGCTCTCGAAGCGGCAATCGGACCCAATACAGCAGCGATCATGCTGGAGATGGTGCAAGCCGAGGGCGGCGTGCATCCGGTCAAACCAGATTTTGTCCACCACGTTCGCAAACTGTGTGAAGAGCATGGATTGCTGCTGATTGTAGACGAAGTACAGACCGGAATGGGACGTACAGGCAAACTGTTCGCGCATGAGCATTATGGCATTGAGCCGGACATTTTCACGGTAGCCAAAGGTATTGGTAGTGGATTCCCTGTAGGTGCGATGCTGGGTAAAGGTTATTTGAAGGATGCGTTTACTGCGGGCAGTCATGCAACAACGTTTGGCGGTACACCGCTTGCTTCTTCTGTGGTTATTGCAACGATTGAGACCATGCTCGAAGATCATTTGCCAGAGCGTGCAGCTGAAATGGGCGAATACCTGATGAACTCTCTGCGGGAGCGTTTGGCTGGTAATTCGTTTGTAAAAGAAGTTCGGGGTTTGGGTCTGCTTGTTGGAATCGAATGTGCTGAAGCGGTAGGCGACATCGTGCTTGCTGGTCAGAAACGAGGCATTCTCTTTGTTTCCGCAGGACCGAATGTCATTCGTCTGCTTCCAAACTTGTATGTGAGCAAGGAAGAGATAGATCAGGCGGTATCCTTGGTAGCTACGTTGATTGAAGAGCATGTGGCTGCGAAGAACGCTTAA